The nucleotide window CTACCCTCGGGTGAGCAGCATCCAGCCGAGCACTCTGACGGGACGCGATCACCGGAGAGGAAGCCGACCGGCCGCGGCGAGAGTAGGCCGCAGACCGTGGAGGGGGGGCTGGGCGGCCATGGGGGTGGTCACCTAAGCCTCCCCATCCGTGGTCAGGACCTCCGCGGCTGAAGCCATAGGAGCAGACACGATGCAGCCGGGGAGCAACGGAGCCGGGGACGGGGTCAGGGATGAGCACCACAGAGCCGGAGGGGGGACAACACTGCACGTAGCGGTGGCCGCTAGAGGAAGAGGCGGTGGGAGTGGCGCCTCGGACGGAGGGGGCTGTGCGGCCGCAGGGGCGACGCCGGAGGAGGGGCGTCATCCCCAGCAGGCACAGCCACCTCAGGGGGGAACCATCGAAGCCGCCAGGAGCAGACTGGAAGCCGGAGCTGGCGCCGGGGGCGAGGCCGGCTCCAGGGCCAGTGCAACAGGAGCAGGCGAGGAAGGAGAGCACGGGGAAGAAGCCGGATAGACGACCAGGCCGACGCTGGAGATGTCGCTCGCCTCGGAGGATGTCGTCACCGAGTCTGAGGGGCCGACGAGGAGCTGGCGGGGAGCGGCCTGGCGGCCCTTGCCCCCAGcggcaaggggaggaggagagggggaCAGGGAGCGGGAGTCCTCcgagcccccctcctcctccgagTGGTGGGAGCGGGGACGGTGATGTCCGTGGTAATCCCCGTCGGTCCCCGGGTTGCCGCCGGGGAGGCCAACGTCGAAGAAGCGGGGGTGACCGACGTGGTTGGGGGGCTCAGGGGCGATCCTATGGTCAAAGCTCTGGTCGTTGAAGAACACTCGAACGGTGGTGCGGAGCTTGGAGGAGTCAACGCACTTGACCTTGACCCGGACCTCCTCCTCCTTGCACAGATAGAGCTCATCGACCACCACCACCTTGCCCAAGAGCCGGGACATCTGGCGGATGACGAGCTCAGACCGTGCAATGTCAGGGAGGCTGGCCACAAGGATCCAGGCGGTGTCAAGGATGGCCACGGCCTGAGCATTGAGGATCGGCTTAGAGATGTCGACGACTAGCTGGTTGAGAGCGAGCGTGATCCGGCCACTGCGCGTGGCGCAGCCGTAGCTGACGGAGTCGAGGAAGACGACGGTAAAGGTGGTTGAGCTCGGCCTCAATCATCTCCGGGGAGGCCACCTCGTCGACCACAGTGACGACTGCCTGGAGAGTGGGAGAGGGAGGCGACACGTCAGGGACCTCGAGGTGGAAGAAGCCCAACCCCTCGATACCGTGGCCGTACATCATGAGCTCCGACACCACCGGTCTATCCGGGCACAGGAGGGCTGGGTCGCCCGGATCCTTGCAGAGGTAGTAGCATTGAGGATTGACACGGTTAACTTGCGAATGGCCCCCACCCCGCAGTTGAAGCAGGGGAGGGCGGGGAAGGCCGGAGACGGGGCCGGGCATGGCGGAGGATCCTGGGGCCGCCGAGGGGGGCACGGGCAGAACGCCGGGAGCACCATGacgcttcttcttcttggccggCCCCGAGCGCCCGCGAGCGGCGCCACCGCCCGAGGAAGTCGCCAGGGTCGTGGCCGCGGGACCAGAGGCGTGGGGCGGCACATATCGCCGGGAGGCAGGAGCCGGGGGCTGGCCACGGGAGCGAGGGGAAGCGGGCCGCGACGTCCGGGGCGGGGAGGGAGATCGGCCGTGGCGAGGCATCAGGGAAGGGGGGGAGGGACTGGCCAGCCTGAAGGCCCAGGAGCTGGGCCGGGCCGGGGCCCAGGAGCCTAGGCGCAGTGGAGGCCTGGTCCGAACGACGGGGCAGCCTTGGCTCCCGTAGGGTTTCCCCCCGCAGGAGCGggcgtcgtcgccgccgccggcgcAGCTCCGGCGCGGGTAGCCACGGGCAAGGGACCCTGGCGGATCGAGAGGAAGCGGAGGGACGATGATCCAAAGGCCGCAATGGATGGCCGGAAGGGGGAGGAACGAGCGACCGGTCGCGAGGGCGAAGGAGCGCAGGGAACCGCCGGGGAAGCCGGGGAGACCGCCGGACGGGCCCCCGCCGCCGGGCGGCACCAGGAGGAGCGAGCGGCCCCTGTCGAAGCGGCCAGCCACGCCCCAGGAGCGCACGCGTTGGCAACGAACCGACCTATCGGCCAAGCTCGCGCCTTGGTGCCCACCCGCTCGAGAAGAGCTCGAGGGCGCCGTCGACGACCGCAGCGGCCGCGAGCCGGCAGCATAACCCCTCACGTGGGGGGCTGAGCCATCGGCCCGGCAAGGCAGCGCGGCGTGACGGGGAGTGGCGGCGGGGAGGGGGGGCTCATCATCGGCGAAATCCGCCCATCGGATCCGGGGCGCGATGGGGGAAGCGGGCACGGGCATCGGGAGGACGGCCGCGGCGGGGTTGCGGGAGCCGGATCGGGGCAGACGCCGGAGGGGGCGACGGAAGCGGTGGCCGCCACGGGCAGAGGGGAGGCGCCGGCGCAATCGCCAGAGCCAGCTATCGCCATCCGAGTAGGAATCATCTGTTTTCGAAGGTTGCTCTGTTCCACGTGATATATACACAGGCTCGCCTTTTGTACCACCCCCTTTCACTCTCTTTCTCATGAACGGAGTAATACTGAAGGCGAAGGAAATAAAGGTGCCATTTTGTATGTACTTCTGGAAGCATGGGATCCTATTCAGAGTGCCCAACGATCCGTGGACTTTGCCGGCAAAATTCCTGATCCGCGAAACACCACCATTGCAAACACTGCTCACTGCGTGGAATCTGAGTTGTATGGACTTGGTTTTCTGTCCCCCCAACGGACGAGGCATGAATTCTTCCTTTTGGAAGATTGGTGGAACAAGATAACCGTGATAAAGGCTGCCTTTCACAATCAACTTGCCGAAGCGAGGATTCATGTGGATGTGGAATACGTGGAAGGAGCGGCACAGACGAACGTTCAACGAGACCCCCCTCACTTAGGTGCTCGATGTAGCTTATCTTGCAAAGGTGGACATTGACCAGAGGTGGTTAGGCGGTTAACTCTCACACCAGACATGAAGTTCACGTTTTCGTTTTTCATTTCCTTTCCCTTTTATTTTCTTGGCTAAATGTAAATATTTATTGTACTCCTTTTCTTTTTGCTTTGTCCCTATGTTGATAAAATGGGCAGAGCACTCGACTTTCATGcttttttcaaagaaaacctcAGTTTGTGAGAGAAATTTGGTATGATTTTGGTAAATTCAGTTGTTGAAATACCTCAGGCTTCATAATTCATGTACGTGTTTGGGTAGACTTTGAGCGAAGTTCAAGAACTACTCCTTTTGTGGGGGGAGGTATATACATGCCTCTTCTCTTTAATTAAAATATAAACATTATAACCACAGCGTTGTACAAAGGGTATCCGTCCACACAAATTGTTTCATTAAATTTGGCATGGATGAATTGAACAATACATAATTTTTTTAAGTAAGCATAGGTAATACTGCTCCCATATACCATGATTAACTGTTAAAAAAGTGATCTAAACATTACAATCTAAAATTTATCTAACTGTTCATAAAGAATGTTCCGAATCTATCCTCAAGGTATAATACTACATAGCATGATTACATTATAATCTAAAATCCATCTAACTGTTCAGAAACAACTGATATTAACATCAAGTGAGCTTTTCACGAGGAGTGGTGTCGCTGTAGCCGATGCCCTTCCTCTTTGTGGGGAAGATCATGAACACAAAACTGGACAGAAACGCGATGCCCAATGGCAGGTTCTTCAGCAGCTCCTCGGTGTTCCTGCCAGCGCCAGGGAAGAAGCAATTCTGCAGCCCCACGTCGCTGAAAGCCACGGTGAGGAACACCAGGGCCGTGAAGACGGCGCGCATGAAGTCGAGTGGCCGGATGCGGAGGCTCCGGAACTCGGCGGGAGTCCACTGCAGCTTCTCCTCTTCGTCCGAGAAGTTGAAGACGTTGAAACCGCGCGGCGTGGCGATGCCGTAGTAGAGCTTCTTGTCACGGCCGAGGACGCTGTCGGTGAAGGAGAAGAGGACGCACGAGATGGTGAGGACGATGACCAGCGCCGCGGTGAGCCACTGGTTGGAGGAGAAGCACTTGCCGTGGTTGGTGAAGGACGGGGACAACGCCTGGTACGCCAGCACCGTACCCGTCG belongs to Triticum urartu cultivar G1812 chromosome 7, Tu2.1, whole genome shotgun sequence and includes:
- the LOC125521898 gene encoding protein DMP3-like is translated as MEQLRISLIDHTMASSSPSSTVIQMPPSPHNNGVTTAPATPKDAGDVQTTAPAAAPRPVATATDKVMSSAANLAQLLPTGTVLAYQALSPSFTNHGKCFSSNQWLTAALVIVLTISCVLFSFTDSVLGRDKKLYYGIATPRGFNVFNFSDEEEKLQWTPAEFRSLRIRPLDFMRAVFTALVFLTVAFSDVGLQNCFFPGAGRNTEELLKNLPLGIAFLSSFVFMIFPTKRKGIGYSDTTPREKLT